The Bacillus marinisedimentorum DNA segment TATCATTGGCGGATTGAGACAAGCCGAAATAAAACAGAAGATGAATACGGGATGGTCATGAAGTCCCTTCTTGAACATGTAGGCCTGACGTTTGCCGACATTGAAGGAGCCATTATATCTTCAGTTGTGCCGCCGATTATGTTTTCACTTGAACGGATGTTTGATAAGTACTTTCATGTCAAACCCCTGATTGTCGGACCGGGGATCAAAACCGGGCTCAATATCAAATACGATAACCCGAGAGAAGTCGGCGCCGACCGGATTGTCAATGCGGTTGCCGGCATCCACTATTATGGGGCACCGTTAGTCATCGTCGATTTCGGCACTGCCACAACATACTGTTCGATAAATGAAAACAAACATTATATGGGCGGACTGATTGCACCCGGCATTAACATTTCGACTGAAGCTCTCTATTCACGGGCGGCAAAACTGCCCCGGATTGAAATCCAGAGGCCGCCTTCTATAGTCGGCAAAAACACGGTGACCGCGATGCAGTCCGGCATATTTTACGGGTATGTCGGCCAGGTTGACGGGATTGTATCAAGAATGAAAAAACAATCTGCAATAACGCCGAAAGTCATTGCGACAGGCGGACTGGCATCATTGATTGCAGAGGAGACCGACACGATTGATGTCGTCGATAAATTTTTGACCTTGAAAGGCCTGCATTTGATTTATATGCGGAACAGCAGCCCTGCTTCAGCTGAGAAAGGAGAGATTTGATGAGCAATGATTATTTAGTCAGGGCCCTTGCCTTTGACGGACAAATCAGAGCTTATGCTGCACATACAACGGAGACGGTTTCAGAAGCACAGCGCCGCCACCAGACTTGGCCGACAGCATCCGCTGCCCTTGGGCGTGCCATGACCGCTTCCACCATGATCGGCGCTATGCTTAAAGGAAATGACAAGATCACCGTAAAGGTCGAAGGCGGAGGGCCGATCGGGGTCATCGTCGTGGATGCGAACGGAAAAGGCGAAGTCCGCGGCTATGTTACCAATCCGCAGACGCACTTCGACTTGAACGAAAACGGAAAACTTGATGTGGCGAGGGCAGTGGGAACCGCCGGCACGCTTTCAATCGTGAAGGATGTCGGAATGCGTGATTATTTTACCGGACAGGTTCCGCTCGTTTCCGGTGAGCTCGGTGAAGATTTCACGTATTATTTAGTATCTTCCGAACAGGTGCCTTCTTCTGTCGGAGTCGGTGTTCTCGTAAATCCCGATAACACGATTCTCGCAGCAGGCGGATTTATCATTCAGGTGATGCCGGGAGCCGGGGAAGAAACGATTACGTTCCTGGAAAAAAGGATTCAATCCCTTCCGGCTGTTTCGACGATGATCAAGGAAGGGCTGACTCCGGAAGCATTGCTTTACCGTGTGCTTGGCGAAGAAAATGTAAAAGTTCTTGATACTCTTCCTGTCACCTTTGAATGCGGATGCTCAGAAGAACGGCTTTCGAACGCCATTATCGGTCTGGGTTCTGAAGAAATTGAGGATATGATCGAAGAAGACGGGGAAGCAGAAGCGTTTTGCCATTTTTGCAACGAACGATACCATTTTGATAAAGCCGAGTTGACTTCTCTATTGGCAGAGAGTAAGCAAAGGGAAACTGAATAGACTGGGGAGAGGTACTTTGAAACAGAGGGGTTTATGGGTGCTGGTCACTCTGCTGGCAGCAAGCAACCTGGCTGTCGGATACATGTGGTGGAGCGGTTCGGGCAGCAACACAGTCCATACGGCAGCCGAAGAAACAGATAAAAGTACGGAGAATGATATCACATCTGCCGAAACGGTAGCCCAAGTCGGCGGGAAATCGATCAGCAGGGAAGCCTGGCTTGAGGATCTCGTTTCCCTTTATGGCCGCGAGCGCCTTCAAGAGCTGATCAACCGTAAAGTTGTCCGCAGTATGGCTGAACAAGAGGGAATCACCATTTCGGAAAAAGTGCTTGAGCAGGAGCTGGAGCTTTTGGAGCAGATGTTTCAAAATGATTTTGGCGAGGGCCCGATTGAAGGGGGATTCCCGAATGAAGAAGAATGGCGGGACCAGGTGGAATATGCCCTTTTGCTTGAGGAGCTGCTGACAAAAGATGTCGTCGTTTCCGAAGAGGAACTGAAAGACTACTATGAAGGCAATAAGGATCTCTTTACTATTCCAGCCGGTTATAAACTGTCGCATATTGCTGTAGC contains these protein-coding regions:
- a CDS encoding type III pantothenate kinase, translated to MIFVLDVGNTNTVLGVYEGDYLKYHWRIETSRNKTEDEYGMVMKSLLEHVGLTFADIEGAIISSVVPPIMFSLERMFDKYFHVKPLIVGPGIKTGLNIKYDNPREVGADRIVNAVAGIHYYGAPLVIVDFGTATTYCSINENKHYMGGLIAPGINISTEALYSRAAKLPRIEIQRPPSIVGKNTVTAMQSGIFYGYVGQVDGIVSRMKKQSAITPKVIATGGLASLIAEETDTIDVVDKFLTLKGLHLIYMRNSSPASAEKGEI
- a CDS encoding peptidyl-prolyl cis-trans isomerase, whose product is MKQRGLWVLVTLLAASNLAVGYMWWSGSGSNTVHTAAEETDKSTENDITSAETVAQVGGKSISREAWLEDLVSLYGRERLQELINRKVVRSMAEQEGITISEKVLEQELELLEQMFQNDFGEGPIEGGFPNEEEWRDQVEYALLLEELLTKDVVVSEEELKDYYEGNKDLFTIPAGYKLSHIAVATAEEAEAVTEELKGGSSFDALAMERSTDEFTAAQGGSLGFIPLDSGLVPERYFEAAEGLEEGSISGPLETEDGFAVIKLHRKSDGITYTYEDVKGQIRRQIAMSQIEGDFSPEIFWDEANVSWIYE
- the hslO gene encoding Hsp33 family molecular chaperone HslO, which encodes MSNDYLVRALAFDGQIRAYAAHTTETVSEAQRRHQTWPTASAALGRAMTASTMIGAMLKGNDKITVKVEGGGPIGVIVVDANGKGEVRGYVTNPQTHFDLNENGKLDVARAVGTAGTLSIVKDVGMRDYFTGQVPLVSGELGEDFTYYLVSSEQVPSSVGVGVLVNPDNTILAAGGFIIQVMPGAGEETITFLEKRIQSLPAVSTMIKEGLTPEALLYRVLGEENVKVLDTLPVTFECGCSEERLSNAIIGLGSEEIEDMIEEDGEAEAFCHFCNERYHFDKAELTSLLAESKQRETE